The following proteins come from a genomic window of Gemmatimonas sp.:
- a CDS encoding PAS domain S-box protein — protein sequence MLRASTPAATPATRLLPAILDAIDRAESTGARVQIAANALYDLGFDRVVISLRDASLNPTVVAHAGSPDLTSLTGFGLKPLPGAVWRRRLSHLERFRVGDLYLLDGSDPWVAREFFGTEPTPAGDGDGWLATDQLVAVMRGPRGEVVGTMNLAGARDGRRPDERKLGEIEAVVRHLAARVAYDALEALALQRHERLTLLQEAGASLTRSLDEQEIMRELARQVQRAIRCDGIAVLVPDLHNDILATALRLVRGVERPRGPVRLGDGLVAEVARTGRPVRVGDRDADKAREKAGIAPPLSMYDVVGESGVANSVVAVPIRVGIRLLGVLAVHSTSPDIYTAEDEEMLATLASQTATAIANARRYAESERERRTTEALADVARAVGESLRLGEVLRLILRHAVSLLNVEGACIALRTGDYLHIVAAIGSADVLSGVHLPVNASLIGRSVLSNELILMNEFGGDHPMNRLVQHLMRIQRTVIAPFVTGRGTIGAIGILNRERPFDAEDAKVLQRLADQVSVAIVNARLFEEIERATREWKVAFDSTANGIVVLEESLTVSRCNSRAADLCGFSIPGLLGRRFREALVGSGDSEEGRQLDAFIERALTEGMPVRETVRDMATGRLFSLLAASHPDGGCIITFDDVTETARLAEQHRKVLDTVSDAIIITGLDGRITFANPAAHRLMGCSSLVGALVTDLVVPADVAALEREELATRRGQARRYECEVQRADGTTRAVQVSTAPLYELSEVTGTVSCLRDVTEQRADALARHRSEELYRRLVDNAIDAIFTVAPDGTFTSVNPGFLTEAGLPANKVLGEHFLTLVDPVDRDFAEREMRATLAGARRRLQLRCLGHSGSRLTLVTTAPLLEDGVVVGALGIVRDITNDEIRHEATLQQARLAAVGQSLGRVANELNNPLGSLLAVAELQLSSLSLGAEDRRAVEQIAEEARRASRIVGQLLDTTGEAPQHGATRAPVDVNAVLRRALDHHGYTLRAINTTVHTALAPGLRLVSGDALQLQQVFSNLLANAEQALSEHRGTREVRVTSAMHGDEVRVTIEDTGPGILPTHVERVLEPMFTTRGARGHRGMGLTITHAIVHDHGGQVHVHSTPGQGARFTLTFPSLAEGTSLTPPPAGRTPVGAAAISASPDGTLPASDAPAPAAASILLIEDEPTLRAAISRFLRSQHYDVQVADSGRAALDLVSAGRFDLILLDLRMQGMSGEDVYDAIRAAHPEQAQRVVFMTGDLHSAAASRFIRATGRPVLAKPFTLAELATRLEQLLEIRR from the coding sequence ATGCTCCGCGCCTCCACACCCGCCGCCACACCGGCGACACGACTCCTCCCCGCCATCCTCGACGCGATCGATCGCGCCGAGTCGACCGGGGCACGGGTCCAGATCGCGGCGAATGCCCTGTACGATCTGGGCTTCGATCGGGTGGTTATATCGCTGCGCGATGCGTCGCTCAACCCGACCGTGGTGGCCCATGCCGGCAGCCCCGATCTCACGTCACTGACGGGCTTCGGGCTCAAGCCCCTGCCAGGGGCTGTGTGGCGCCGGCGGCTCTCGCACCTGGAACGCTTCCGGGTGGGCGATCTGTACCTGCTCGATGGTAGCGATCCGTGGGTCGCGCGGGAGTTCTTCGGCACGGAGCCGACCCCGGCCGGCGACGGCGACGGGTGGCTGGCGACCGACCAGCTGGTGGCCGTCATGCGCGGGCCAAGGGGCGAAGTGGTCGGCACGATGAACCTGGCGGGTGCACGCGATGGTCGCCGTCCTGATGAACGGAAGCTGGGCGAGATCGAAGCCGTCGTGCGCCACCTGGCCGCCCGGGTTGCCTACGATGCGCTGGAAGCGCTGGCGCTCCAGCGGCACGAGCGCCTCACGCTGCTCCAGGAGGCCGGCGCGTCGCTCACGCGTTCGCTCGACGAGCAGGAGATCATGCGGGAGCTCGCCCGGCAGGTCCAGCGAGCCATTCGCTGTGACGGTATCGCCGTGCTCGTTCCCGATCTCCACAACGACATTCTCGCGACTGCTCTGCGGCTGGTCCGCGGCGTCGAACGACCGCGCGGCCCCGTGCGGCTGGGCGATGGGCTCGTGGCCGAAGTGGCGCGTACCGGCCGCCCCGTGCGCGTGGGGGACCGCGACGCGGACAAGGCGCGCGAAAAGGCCGGTATTGCGCCGCCGCTCTCGATGTACGATGTCGTTGGCGAATCGGGAGTGGCCAACAGCGTGGTGGCGGTCCCCATTCGCGTGGGAATCCGATTGCTCGGCGTGCTTGCCGTGCACTCCACCAGCCCCGACATCTACACGGCCGAAGACGAGGAGATGCTGGCCACCTTGGCCTCGCAGACCGCCACCGCCATTGCCAATGCGCGGCGGTATGCCGAGAGCGAGCGGGAACGCCGTACCACCGAGGCGCTGGCCGACGTGGCGCGCGCGGTCGGCGAGTCGCTGCGGCTTGGTGAGGTCCTACGCCTCATCCTGCGCCATGCCGTCTCGCTGCTGAATGTCGAGGGCGCGTGCATTGCGCTGCGCACGGGTGACTATCTCCACATCGTGGCCGCCATCGGCAGCGCTGATGTCCTGAGTGGCGTGCACCTGCCCGTCAACGCGAGCCTCATCGGTCGTTCGGTGCTGTCGAACGAACTCATTCTCATGAACGAGTTCGGGGGCGACCATCCGATGAACCGGCTGGTTCAGCATCTCATGCGCATTCAGCGCACGGTGATTGCGCCGTTCGTGACCGGACGCGGCACCATCGGCGCCATCGGCATCCTCAATCGCGAGCGCCCGTTTGACGCGGAAGACGCCAAGGTCCTGCAGCGACTGGCCGATCAGGTGTCGGTGGCCATCGTCAACGCGCGGCTGTTCGAGGAAATCGAACGCGCCACCCGCGAGTGGAAGGTGGCCTTCGACAGTACCGCCAACGGCATCGTGGTACTCGAGGAATCGCTCACGGTGAGCCGCTGCAACAGTCGCGCGGCAGACCTGTGCGGCTTCAGCATTCCCGGGCTCCTGGGCCGGCGCTTTCGCGAAGCCCTGGTGGGCAGCGGGGACTCCGAGGAAGGACGCCAGCTCGACGCCTTCATCGAGCGCGCGCTCACCGAGGGTATGCCGGTACGCGAAACGGTGCGCGACATGGCGACCGGCCGCCTCTTCTCCCTCCTCGCGGCCTCGCACCCGGACGGGGGGTGCATCATCACCTTCGACGACGTGACGGAGACGGCGCGTCTTGCCGAGCAGCACCGGAAGGTGCTCGACACGGTCTCCGACGCCATCATCATCACCGGGCTCGACGGGCGCATCACCTTTGCCAACCCGGCCGCGCACCGGCTGATGGGCTGCAGCAGTCTTGTGGGTGCGCTGGTGACCGACCTCGTCGTCCCCGCTGACGTGGCGGCGCTCGAGCGCGAAGAGCTGGCCACGCGGCGGGGCCAGGCGCGTCGCTACGAGTGTGAAGTGCAACGCGCCGACGGCACGACGCGCGCCGTACAGGTGAGCACTGCGCCCCTTTACGAGCTGAGCGAGGTCACCGGCACGGTATCATGTCTGCGAGACGTGACCGAGCAGCGCGCCGATGCGCTGGCGCGTCACCGCAGCGAGGAGTTGTACCGCCGCCTGGTCGACAACGCCATCGACGCCATCTTCACGGTGGCGCCGGACGGTACGTTCACCTCGGTGAATCCCGGGTTTCTCACCGAGGCCGGACTCCCCGCGAACAAGGTGCTCGGCGAGCATTTCCTGACGCTGGTCGATCCGGTGGATCGAGACTTCGCCGAGCGGGAGATGAGGGCTACGCTGGCCGGGGCGCGTCGCCGCCTCCAGCTGCGCTGCCTTGGGCACTCCGGCTCGCGTCTCACCCTCGTCACCACCGCCCCGCTTCTGGAAGACGGCGTCGTGGTTGGCGCGCTGGGGATCGTGCGCGATATCACGAACGATGAGATCCGGCACGAAGCCACGCTGCAGCAGGCCCGGCTGGCCGCCGTGGGACAATCGCTGGGACGCGTGGCCAACGAATTGAACAACCCGCTCGGTAGCCTGCTGGCCGTCGCCGAGCTCCAGCTGTCGTCTCTCTCGCTCGGGGCAGAGGACCGCCGCGCGGTCGAACAGATCGCGGAGGAGGCGCGCCGCGCCAGCCGCATCGTGGGGCAGCTGCTCGATACCACGGGCGAGGCGCCGCAGCACGGCGCCACCCGCGCGCCGGTGGACGTGAACGCCGTGCTGCGTCGCGCGCTCGACCACCACGGCTACACGCTGCGCGCCATCAATACGACGGTGCACACGGCGCTGGCACCCGGGCTCCGCCTCGTAAGCGGCGATGCGCTGCAGCTGCAGCAGGTCTTCTCGAATCTGCTGGCCAACGCGGAGCAGGCACTCAGCGAGCATCGCGGCACGCGTGAGGTGCGGGTCACGTCGGCCATGCACGGCGACGAGGTCCGGGTGACCATCGAGGACACCGGTCCCGGCATTCTCCCGACGCACGTGGAGCGGGTGCTGGAACCCATGTTCACGACCCGCGGGGCGCGCGGGCATCGTGGGATGGGGCTAACCATCACCCACGCCATCGTGCATGACCATGGTGGACAGGTTCACGTCCACTCCACGCCGGGCCAGGGGGCGCGGTTCACACTCACCTTCCCGTCGCTGGCGGAAGGCACTTCGCTGACACCGCCGCCAGCAGGTCGTACTCCTGTTGGCGCTGCCGCGATTTCCGCGTCGCCGGACGGCACGCTGCCGGCCAGCGATGCCCCGGCTCCCGCTGCGGCCTCGATCCTGCTGATCGAGGACGAGCCGACACTCCGGGCCGCGATCAGCCGGTTCCTGCGCAGCCAGCACTACGACGTGCAGGTGGCCGACAGTGGCCGTGCGGCGCTGGACCTGGTGAGCGCCGGGCGCTTCGATCTCATCCTGCTCGATCTCCGCATGCAGGGGATGTCGGGCGAGGATGTCTACGACGCCATACGGGCCGCGCACCCGGAGCAGGCGCAGCGCGTGGTATTCATGACTGGCGATCTACACAGCGCGGCGGCCTCGCGCTTCATCCGCGCCACCGGACGCCCCGTGCTGGCCAAGCCATTCACGCTGGCCGAGTTGGCCACCCGCCTCGAACAGCTCCTGGAAATCCGGCGCTGA
- a CDS encoding DMT family transporter: MSSLSPVRARATTPASAAEAASTAAPQGFGATDAGLVLMATIWGVNYSVVKAGLQAMTPLSFTGVRMVFASVVLFGIASFVRAEWPNRRDIVRLLLLGLLGNGFYQLLFISGMARTRAGVAALIVAAGPAWIAILSRLLGRERVSRLGWAGIGLQLIGVLCVVGSTQKFDGGSDGLLGAVLIATGSIAWALYSILLQPYTQRSNGLHLSALTLASGAAMMGVIGIPDMLRLDWGAVGLTGWGAVAYSALLAMVVAYLLFYRGVRILGPTKTAMYGNLQPIIAIAVAWILLHETPTGWQLLGAACIMGGLLVSRTAKVRPAPEALEEAA; this comes from the coding sequence ATGTCGTCGCTGTCTCCCGTGCGCGCACGCGCCACCACTCCCGCGTCTGCCGCCGAAGCGGCCAGTACGGCCGCCCCACAGGGGTTCGGGGCGACCGACGCCGGGTTGGTACTCATGGCGACGATCTGGGGGGTCAACTACAGCGTCGTGAAGGCGGGACTGCAGGCCATGACCCCACTGTCGTTCACCGGGGTGCGCATGGTGTTTGCCTCGGTGGTGCTCTTCGGCATTGCCTCGTTCGTGCGTGCCGAGTGGCCCAACCGGCGCGACATCGTGCGCCTGCTCCTCCTCGGCCTGCTGGGAAACGGCTTCTACCAGCTGCTGTTCATCTCGGGGATGGCCCGCACGCGTGCCGGCGTGGCGGCACTCATCGTCGCGGCGGGGCCGGCATGGATCGCCATTCTGTCGCGGTTGCTCGGACGCGAGCGCGTGTCCCGTCTCGGGTGGGCCGGCATCGGGCTCCAGCTCATCGGTGTCCTGTGCGTGGTAGGCAGCACGCAGAAATTCGACGGCGGGAGCGACGGCCTGCTCGGCGCCGTCCTCATTGCGACCGGCAGCATCGCGTGGGCGTTGTACAGCATCCTGCTGCAGCCGTACACGCAGCGCAGCAATGGCTTGCATCTGTCGGCACTCACCTTGGCCAGCGGGGCGGCCATGATGGGGGTGATCGGCATCCCCGACATGCTCCGGCTCGACTGGGGTGCCGTTGGGCTCACGGGGTGGGGCGCTGTCGCGTACTCCGCCTTGCTGGCCATGGTGGTCGCGTACCTGCTTTTCTACCGCGGCGTACGCATCCTCGGTCCGACCAAGACGGCCATGTACGGCAATCTCCAGCCCATCATCGCCATTGCCGTCGCGTGGATTCTCCTGCACGAAACCCCCACCGGATGGCAGCTGTTGGGGGCCGCCTGCATCATGGGCGGGCTGCTGGTGTCACGAACGGCCAAGGTGCGTCCGGCACCGGAAGCCCTGGAGGAAGCCGCGTGA
- a CDS encoding haloacid dehalogenase-like hydrolase, which yields MKLVLFDIDGTLLRTDGAGRRAMEYALHRVFGVRGDPAYHYDGKTDRQITREQMRWAGVPDADIDRRMDDVFACYTERLAAELADGAEQAIVLPGVEPLLARLAEEAPVTLGLLTGNIEAGARQKLKAVNLAWEQFLANAFGSDHEQRPMLPAVAQRRAEALLGRQVPGERMVIIGDTPADIHCGRALNVRAIGVATGRYTVPELASHAPTAVFATLDETEAVVEAILA from the coding sequence GTGAAGCTGGTGCTCTTCGACATCGATGGCACGTTGCTGCGCACGGACGGCGCGGGGCGGCGCGCCATGGAGTACGCCTTGCACCGCGTCTTCGGTGTTCGCGGTGATCCCGCGTACCACTACGACGGCAAGACCGACCGGCAGATCACCCGCGAGCAGATGCGGTGGGCCGGAGTCCCCGATGCCGATATCGACCGGCGCATGGACGACGTGTTCGCGTGCTACACCGAACGACTCGCCGCCGAGTTGGCGGACGGCGCCGAGCAGGCCATCGTGTTGCCGGGGGTCGAGCCGTTGCTGGCGCGACTGGCTGAGGAAGCGCCGGTCACGCTGGGGCTGTTGACCGGCAATATCGAAGCCGGGGCTCGGCAGAAGCTCAAGGCCGTGAATCTCGCGTGGGAGCAGTTTCTGGCGAACGCCTTCGGCAGCGATCATGAGCAGCGCCCTATGTTGCCCGCCGTGGCGCAACGTCGCGCGGAGGCGTTGCTTGGGCGGCAGGTCCCAGGTGAACGCATGGTCATCATCGGCGACACGCCCGCGGACATTCACTGCGGGCGCGCACTCAACGTACGCGCCATTGGTGTGGCCACCGGGCGCTACACGGTGCCTGAGCTGGCCTCGCACGCGCCCACCGCGGTGTTCGCCACGCTGGACGAGACCGAGGCCGTGGTCGAGGCCATCCTGGCATGA
- a CDS encoding FeoB-associated Cys-rich membrane protein, with the protein MTSERVAVWLIVASALIYVGRMVWRATAAARRPKNGCGSDCGCGH; encoded by the coding sequence ATGACGTCCGAGCGCGTGGCGGTATGGCTCATTGTGGCCAGTGCGCTGATCTACGTGGGGCGCATGGTCTGGCGCGCCACGGCGGCGGCGCGCCGGCCGAAGAACGGGTGCGGGTCCGACTGCGGCTGCGGCCACTGA
- the feoB gene encoding ferrous iron transport protein B yields MTARPPVTTMMPPAPADQAPESGRAGLSEASREHRDAPLRVAIIGNPNTGKTTLFNALTGLRQRVGNFAGVTVERVEGSVKGPDGHRFTVLDLPGSYSLSAGSPDEQVALEVLLHRDSDRWTPDVVLVVVDAVHLERNLFLTSQVLELGIPVVVALNQYDVAEDEGIAIDVPELIHALGVPIVPTVAKRGEGLDPLKRALLTAATLPPPQRRFTLPPDVRDALEPLTTCLTDAGLTRSAAGMEALRLLSVQKSEAHLATVPRLQAEVQDAIATLRHRGFQPNRLESELRYAWIADVVERTVSRPRSIKQNLSDRIDRVVLHRVLGPLIFLLLMAIVFQSVFSWAAPLMDGIEVLIGAMGGAVGDRMADGDLKSLVVDGVFGGVGSVLVFLPQIAILFAFITLLEHSGYMARAAFLMDRVMRTVGLHGKSFIPMLSGYACAVPGVMATRTIEDPKDRLATIMVVPLMSCSARLPVYTLLIGAFVPATSLLPGLTLQGATMLGMYLLGTVAALVVAAIFKRTLLKGPVRPMILELPPYRLPSAWSLLVSVAQRCQLFLRRAGTVILALSIVLWAMATYPRTIVDPSLPEGARQERQLEGSVLGQIGHAIEPMVRPLGYDWKIGVSIAASFAAREVFVSTMGTIYGVGGENEAALTEKLQTETNPTTGARVYTPLVAIGLMVFYVFALMCISTVAVTVREAGGGALGWKWASIQFAYMLVLAYGAAWVVYAGGRALGFGG; encoded by the coding sequence ATGACCGCCCGTCCCCCCGTAACAACGATGATGCCGCCCGCTCCAGCCGATCAGGCGCCCGAGAGCGGGCGGGCGGGTCTCAGCGAGGCCTCGCGCGAGCACCGTGACGCTCCTCTGCGGGTTGCCATCATCGGCAATCCGAACACCGGCAAGACCACACTCTTCAACGCGCTCACCGGGCTTCGGCAGCGCGTCGGCAACTTCGCCGGGGTTACCGTCGAGCGGGTCGAAGGGAGCGTCAAGGGCCCTGACGGCCACCGGTTCACCGTTCTCGACCTGCCCGGCAGCTACTCGCTCTCCGCCGGCTCCCCCGACGAACAGGTGGCGCTCGAAGTCCTGCTCCACCGCGACAGCGACCGCTGGACTCCGGATGTCGTGCTGGTGGTCGTGGACGCCGTGCACCTCGAGCGCAATCTGTTCCTCACGAGCCAGGTGCTCGAGTTGGGCATTCCGGTCGTCGTCGCCCTCAATCAGTACGACGTGGCGGAAGACGAAGGGATCGCCATTGACGTCCCCGAGCTGATTCACGCCCTGGGCGTGCCCATCGTACCCACGGTGGCCAAGCGTGGTGAAGGATTGGATCCCCTCAAACGGGCGCTCCTCACCGCGGCCACCCTCCCGCCACCACAGCGCCGCTTCACGCTTCCACCGGACGTGCGCGATGCCCTCGAGCCGCTCACGACCTGCCTTACCGACGCCGGACTCACCCGCAGCGCGGCAGGGATGGAAGCGCTGCGCTTGCTGAGCGTCCAGAAGTCCGAAGCGCATCTGGCCACCGTGCCCCGCCTCCAGGCCGAAGTGCAGGACGCCATCGCCACCCTCAGGCATCGGGGGTTCCAGCCCAATCGCCTGGAGAGCGAGCTGCGCTACGCCTGGATTGCCGACGTGGTGGAGCGCACCGTGTCACGGCCGCGCTCGATCAAGCAGAACCTCAGCGATCGCATCGATCGCGTCGTGCTGCATCGGGTGCTGGGCCCGCTGATCTTTCTCCTGCTCATGGCCATCGTCTTCCAGTCGGTGTTCTCGTGGGCGGCACCGCTCATGGATGGCATCGAGGTACTCATCGGGGCCATGGGCGGCGCCGTGGGTGATCGGATGGCCGACGGCGACCTCAAGTCGCTGGTGGTGGACGGCGTTTTCGGCGGCGTGGGCTCGGTCCTCGTGTTCCTCCCGCAGATCGCCATCCTCTTCGCATTCATCACCCTGCTCGAACACTCCGGGTACATGGCGCGCGCGGCGTTCCTCATGGATCGCGTCATGCGTACGGTCGGGCTGCACGGCAAGAGCTTCATTCCCATGCTGTCGGGCTACGCCTGCGCCGTGCCCGGCGTCATGGCGACGCGGACCATCGAGGACCCCAAGGATCGCCTCGCCACCATCATGGTGGTGCCACTCATGAGCTGCTCGGCGCGTCTGCCGGTGTACACGCTGCTGATCGGCGCCTTCGTGCCGGCGACCTCACTGCTGCCGGGGCTGACGCTGCAGGGCGCCACGATGCTGGGCATGTATCTGCTCGGAACCGTCGCCGCTCTCGTGGTGGCGGCGATCTTCAAGCGGACGCTGCTCAAGGGGCCGGTGCGACCCATGATTCTCGAGCTGCCCCCGTATCGACTGCCCAGTGCCTGGTCGCTGCTGGTCAGCGTGGCCCAGCGCTGTCAGCTGTTCCTGCGCCGTGCGGGCACCGTCATTCTGGCGCTCAGCATCGTGCTCTGGGCCATGGCCACGTATCCGCGCACCATCGTGGATCCGTCGCTCCCCGAAGGCGCCCGGCAGGAACGGCAGCTGGAGGGATCGGTGCTGGGGCAGATCGGGCACGCCATCGAACCCATGGTGCGCCCGCTGGGGTACGATTGGAAGATCGGCGTGAGCATCGCCGCCAGCTTCGCTGCCCGCGAGGTGTTCGTGTCCACGATGGGGACGATCTACGGGGTGGGCGGGGAGAACGAAGCCGCGCTGACCGAAAAGCTGCAGACCGAAACGAATCCGACAACCGGCGCGCGCGTGTACACCCCGCTGGTGGCGATCGGCCTGATGGTCTTCTACGTGTTCGCGCTCATGTGCATCAGTACCGTCGCCGTCACGGTGCGCGAAGCCGGCGGCGGCGCACTGGGATGGAAGTGGGCATCGATTCAGTTCGCGTACATGCTCGTCCTGGCGTACGGTGCCGCGTGGGTCGTGTACGCCGGTGGACGAGCGCTGGGGTTCGGAGGCTGA
- a CDS encoding FeoA family protein has product MRSASLPTLQPADSAPRTTCALSACRAGTRATVVDIECSGDEACRLRALGFCEGTAVNIIDARDAMLLEVRGTRLALGSALTAGITVQPVAARA; this is encoded by the coding sequence GTGCGCTCGGCCTCCCTTCCTACGCTCCAGCCTGCTGACAGTGCGCCGCGCACCACCTGCGCGCTGAGCGCCTGTCGCGCCGGAACCCGCGCCACCGTGGTGGATATCGAGTGCTCCGGCGACGAAGCGTGCCGCCTGCGTGCGCTCGGCTTCTGCGAAGGGACCGCCGTCAACATCATCGACGCGCGCGACGCCATGCTCCTCGAAGTGCGCGGGACCCGGCTCGCTCTGGGGTCGGCGCTCACGGCGGGGATCACCGTGCAGCCGGTCGCCGCGCGAGCCTGA
- a CDS encoding prolipoprotein diacylglyceryl transferase family protein: MLSPIVHHPANFQLGPLEVTGFGLAVLAAFAVSQIICQRELWRRGHDVEADAIPDIVLAALLGTLIGAKTYYVVLTGDPGAFFSRGGFVFWGGFMGSVALCWAVIRYKKLNFLRIADVAGIAIAAGYAVGRTGCWAVGDDYGRPWNGFLATQFPEGAPPSTVSVMSSQFGVSFPAGTNPADVVAVHPTQLYETLMGFIMFMVLWRFRAHTNREGWLFGLYCVVAGIERFIVEFFRAKDDALTVGLTTAQIIAITIFSIGVGLLVSRRRPVAAA, from the coding sequence ATGCTTTCTCCCATTGTACACCACCCCGCGAACTTCCAGCTCGGCCCGCTCGAGGTCACCGGCTTCGGCCTCGCGGTGCTGGCGGCGTTCGCCGTGTCGCAGATCATCTGCCAGCGGGAGCTGTGGCGTCGCGGGCATGACGTGGAGGCCGACGCCATTCCCGACATCGTACTCGCCGCGCTGCTGGGGACGCTGATCGGCGCGAAGACGTACTATGTGGTGCTCACCGGCGACCCCGGGGCCTTCTTCAGTCGCGGGGGCTTCGTGTTCTGGGGCGGCTTCATGGGGTCGGTCGCGCTCTGCTGGGCGGTCATCCGCTACAAGAAGCTCAACTTCCTGCGCATCGCCGATGTGGCGGGAATAGCCATTGCCGCCGGCTATGCGGTGGGGCGCACCGGGTGCTGGGCGGTGGGCGACGACTACGGACGGCCGTGGAACGGCTTCCTGGCGACGCAGTTCCCCGAGGGGGCGCCGCCGAGTACGGTGAGCGTGATGAGTTCGCAGTTCGGCGTGAGCTTCCCCGCCGGAACGAACCCCGCCGATGTGGTGGCGGTGCATCCCACGCAGCTCTACGAGACGCTGATGGGATTCATCATGTTCATGGTCTTGTGGCGGTTCCGCGCGCACACGAACCGCGAGGGGTGGCTCTTTGGTCTCTACTGCGTGGTGGCGGGGATCGAGCGCTTCATCGTGGAGTTCTTCCGCGCCAAGGACGACGCGTTGACCGTGGGGCTCACCACCGCGCAGATCATCGCCATCACGATCTTCTCGATCGGCGTGGGGTTGCTGGTATCGCGGCGGAGACCGGTGGCGGCAGCGTAG
- the tsaD gene encoding tRNA (adenosine(37)-N6)-threonylcarbamoyltransferase complex transferase subunit TsaD — MRVLGIETSCDETSAAVVSGTPSAMSIESLVILSQDVHRLFGGVVPEIASRQHLTGIVPAVDAALHDAGVVAGDLDAIAVTYAPGLVGALLVGTSYAKAFAYAHDVPVVPVHHLEGHLFATLLEHEQAAPPFTALLVSGGHTLLLDVPAWGRYTLLGQTRDDAAGEAFDKVAKLLGLPYPGGRPIEQLAATAPSPEHGHAHHFARPMLRRRAVVTDEDYYDCSFSGLKTAVLHAVRKSEQAGTLEQDRAGIARGFQDAVIDTLVEKTYRAAKAHRRGRVVLGGGVACNSALQQAMRERFAGRGGEVFAPSPRLATDNAAMIAAAGLFRASQGERGDPTFTAVASLPLPGLVADRHAVTD; from the coding sequence GTGCGCGTCCTCGGCATCGAGACCTCCTGCGACGAAACGTCGGCGGCCGTGGTGAGCGGCACGCCCTCGGCAATGTCGATCGAGTCGCTGGTCATTCTGTCGCAGGACGTGCACCGCCTGTTCGGCGGCGTGGTGCCGGAGATTGCCAGTCGCCAGCACCTCACCGGCATCGTGCCGGCGGTGGACGCGGCGCTGCATGACGCCGGCGTAGTGGCCGGCGACCTCGATGCCATCGCGGTGACGTACGCCCCGGGACTCGTGGGCGCGCTGCTGGTGGGCACGAGCTACGCCAAGGCGTTCGCCTATGCGCACGACGTGCCGGTGGTGCCCGTGCATCACCTCGAGGGGCATCTCTTTGCCACGCTGCTCGAACACGAGCAGGCGGCGCCGCCCTTTACCGCGCTGCTGGTGAGCGGCGGACACACCCTGCTGCTCGACGTGCCCGCATGGGGGCGCTACACGCTGCTGGGGCAGACGCGCGACGACGCCGCCGGCGAGGCATTCGACAAGGTGGCCAAGCTGCTGGGGCTACCCTACCCCGGCGGGCGTCCCATCGAACAGCTGGCGGCCACTGCACCAAGCCCTGAGCACGGTCACGCGCACCATTTCGCGCGCCCCATGCTGCGTCGGCGCGCGGTCGTGACCGACGAAGACTACTACGACTGCTCGTTCAGCGGCCTCAAGACGGCGGTCCTGCACGCCGTGCGCAAGTCCGAGCAGGCCGGTACGCTGGAGCAGGACCGGGCGGGCATCGCGCGCGGGTTTCAGGACGCCGTGATCGACACGCTCGTGGAGAAGACCTACCGCGCCGCCAAGGCCCACCGGCGTGGCCGCGTGGTCTTGGGAGGCGGCGTGGCCTGCAACAGCGCGCTGCAGCAGGCCATGCGCGAGCGGTTCGCCGGTCGTGGCGGCGAGGTGTTCGCGCCCTCTCCGCGACTCGCCACCGACAATGCCGCCATGATTGCCGCAGCGGGGCTCTTTCGGGCGTCGCAGGGCGAACGGGGCGACCCGACCTTCACCGCCGTGGCCTCGCTGCCCCTTCCGGGGCTGGTCGCCGACCGGCATGCCGTCACCGACTGA
- a CDS encoding TlpA disulfide reductase family protein, with amino-acid sequence MTAKQQWLVVLGIVALLGGGAFAASHFLEDELTSITMGSDAPGFAAATLDTPPRMKSLSDYRGEVVVLNIWATWCIPCRTEMPSMEKLFKELGPKGLKMVAVSVDNAGEEEKIREFVKEYGLTFEVLHDAAGSIQGIYRTTGVPETFVLDRDGVIRKKWIGADDWASDGNRRLLEQLLAQPKS; translated from the coding sequence ATGACGGCGAAGCAGCAGTGGCTGGTCGTGCTGGGTATCGTGGCGCTGCTGGGTGGCGGTGCCTTCGCCGCCTCGCACTTCCTCGAGGACGAACTCACGAGTATCACCATGGGGAGCGATGCTCCCGGGTTCGCGGCCGCCACGCTCGACACACCACCGCGCATGAAGTCGCTCAGCGACTATCGTGGCGAGGTCGTAGTGCTCAACATCTGGGCCACCTGGTGCATTCCCTGCCGCACCGAGATGCCGAGCATGGAGAAGCTGTTCAAGGAGCTCGGCCCCAAGGGGCTCAAGATGGTCGCCGTGAGCGTGGACAACGCCGGTGAGGAAGAGAAGATCCGCGAGTTCGTCAAGGAGTATGGACTCACCTTCGAGGTGCTGCACGATGCGGCCGGCAGCATTCAAGGTATCTATCGCACGACCGGTGTCCCGGAAACATTCGTCCTCGACCGCGACGGCGTGATTCGCAAGAAATGGATCGGCGCCGACGATTGGGCGTCCGACGGCAACCGCCGCCTGCTCGAGCAGTTGCTCGCGCAGCCCAAGTCGTAA